A stretch of Paenibacillus sp. URB8-2 DNA encodes these proteins:
- a CDS encoding RNA polymerase sigma factor, which translates to MSSFDTSEKNAEIGDAIEKVKSGDIQAYTFIVSRFQKPIFIYCFYLMKNQQEAEDAAQDIFIKGLQNIHGFVPTVSFSAWLYKIAYNHCTDLLKKKSRNYKTYLKYKMNMKQDKTYQYSDYINELLDHLSLEEKQILLLRALEEYSYDEIADIMDLNPTTVRKKYERLRKKLIQKKGMSIYAKYADSGR; encoded by the coding sequence ATGAGCAGTTTCGACACTTCAGAAAAGAACGCTGAGATTGGTGATGCAATAGAAAAGGTTAAGTCAGGAGATATTCAAGCTTATACATTTATAGTGTCTCGTTTTCAAAAGCCAATTTTTATTTATTGCTTTTATTTGATGAAAAATCAACAAGAAGCAGAAGACGCCGCTCAGGATATTTTCATAAAAGGACTTCAGAATATCCACGGTTTTGTCCCAACGGTTTCCTTCTCAGCCTGGCTTTACAAAATTGCTTACAATCACTGCACCGACCTATTAAAAAAGAAAAGCAGAAATTACAAAACATACTTGAAGTACAAAATGAATATGAAGCAGGACAAAACATACCAATATTCGGATTATATTAATGAGTTATTGGACCACCTAAGTCTGGAAGAAAAACAAATCTTACTCTTACGTGCACTCGAAGAATACAGTTATGACGAAATTGCGGACATTATGGACTTAAATCCCACAACGGTCAGGAAAAAGTATGAACGGCTCCGTAAGAAATTAATTCAAAAAAAGGGGATGAGTATCTATGCGAAATATGCCGATAGCGGAAGATAA
- a CDS encoding IS630 family transposase — protein MTTEQEIGKLTEAMKETESTRMYERYLAIRLHLEGRTLTEIADILGRSFPAISGYWKNYRKNGLQGLELGEYPGGSKRLSNEQEERLKQVIAEKRPVDVGFEAKYTWTLKLIRAWILREYSEDYTLKGVSKMLNRLGFSYTKATYTLAKANPEEQEQFRQVTLPELKDQLDQGKVDHLLFEDESAIRAYLALQYNWFPRGQQRKIKTYGQHQGAKLFAAIDYETGHVLHREEEKLDAKAFQRFLTDILQTYSGKVVVVLDNAHIHHADEIQPFLKEHARLQLVYLPKYSPELNPTEGLWKWLKHDVVNNVFFQKFYVIRSHVAAFMKSINRTPQAVIDRLLLQV, from the coding sequence ATGACTACAGAACAAGAGATCGGAAAACTGACAGAAGCCATGAAGGAAACGGAAAGTACCCGGATGTATGAAAGATATTTGGCGATAAGGCTGCATCTAGAGGGCCGGACCCTCACCGAAATTGCCGATATTTTGGGCAGATCCTTTCCGGCCATCAGCGGATACTGGAAGAACTACCGTAAGAACGGACTGCAAGGTCTTGAATTGGGTGAATATCCGGGTGGTTCCAAGCGACTTTCGAATGAGCAAGAGGAACGGCTGAAGCAAGTCATCGCTGAGAAACGCCCTGTCGATGTTGGCTTTGAAGCGAAGTATACCTGGACGTTAAAACTCATTCGTGCCTGGATTCTTCGGGAGTATAGCGAAGACTACACGCTCAAAGGCGTCTCCAAAATGCTGAACCGCCTTGGCTTCAGCTACACGAAGGCCACCTATACTTTGGCAAAGGCCAATCCAGAGGAGCAAGAGCAGTTTCGCCAAGTCACGCTACCTGAGCTCAAAGACCAGTTAGATCAAGGAAAAGTGGATCATCTGCTGTTTGAAGACGAATCGGCTATTCGGGCCTATCTAGCCTTACAGTACAATTGGTTTCCGAGAGGACAACAGCGAAAAATCAAGACGTATGGCCAGCATCAGGGTGCCAAGCTGTTTGCAGCGATCGATTACGAAACCGGCCATGTCCTTCACCGGGAAGAAGAAAAACTGGATGCGAAAGCGTTCCAACGCTTCTTGACCGATATTTTACAGACGTATTCCGGCAAGGTCGTGGTTGTACTGGATAATGCCCACATTCATCATGCCGATGAAATTCAGCCTTTTCTCAAGGAGCACGCCCGATTGCAGTTGGTTTATTTACCCAAGTACAGCCCGGAACTCAATCCCACGGAAGGTTTGTGGAAATGGCTAAAGCACGATGTCGTGAACAATGTGTTTTTCCAAAAGTTCTACGTCATTCGTTCCCATGTGGCCGCTTTTATGAAAAGCATCAACCGAACTCCTCAAGCCGTAATTGACCGCTTACTTCTTCAGGTATAA
- a CDS encoding LLM class flavin-dependent oxidoreductase, whose protein sequence is MNKLQDIPLSVLDLAPIAEGRTAADSLRNSLDLAQHAERWGYRRYWLAEHHNMPGIASSATSVVIGHVAAGTKSIRVGSGGIMLPNHAPLMIAEQFGTLESLFPGRIDLGLGRAPGSDQPASRAIRRGLGSDGSDFPEQLAELRAYFDPEAADSRPPGVWATPGEGLNVPIWLLGSSGFSARLAGQLGLPFAFASHFAPDYLLPALHLYRSSFQPSGVLDKPYAMVGLSAVAADSSEEARRLATSSQQQALGLIRGRPGKLKPPVDSMEELWSPQERALVLGRQQYAVVGDKAAVRERMQQILEETEADEWIIASQIYDHAARLRSYEILAEVLHK, encoded by the coding sequence ATGAACAAGCTCCAAGATATACCCCTTTCCGTGCTTGATCTGGCTCCGATTGCGGAAGGCCGCACGGCGGCGGACTCATTGCGAAATTCGCTGGATCTGGCGCAGCATGCCGAACGATGGGGATACCGCCGCTATTGGCTGGCAGAGCATCATAATATGCCCGGCATCGCCAGCTCGGCCACCTCGGTCGTGATCGGGCATGTCGCGGCCGGAACAAAGAGCATCCGTGTCGGCTCGGGAGGCATTATGCTGCCCAACCATGCCCCGCTGATGATCGCCGAGCAGTTCGGCACGCTGGAATCCCTGTTCCCGGGCCGGATCGATCTCGGCCTGGGCCGCGCGCCCGGCTCGGACCAGCCGGCTTCCCGGGCGATCCGGCGCGGCCTCGGCAGCGACGGAAGCGACTTCCCGGAGCAGCTGGCCGAGCTGCGCGCCTATTTCGATCCCGAAGCGGCGGACTCGCGCCCTCCGGGCGTATGGGCCACTCCCGGCGAGGGCCTGAACGTGCCGATCTGGCTGCTCGGCTCCAGCGGCTTCAGCGCAAGGCTTGCCGGCCAGCTCGGTCTGCCCTTCGCCTTTGCCAGCCATTTCGCGCCCGACTATCTGTTGCCCGCGCTTCACCTGTACCGCAGCAGCTTCCAGCCCTCCGGTGTGCTGGACAAGCCGTACGCCATGGTCGGCCTCAGCGCCGTAGCTGCGGACTCGTCCGAGGAAGCCCGGCGGCTCGCGACTTCCTCACAGCAGCAGGCGCTGGGCCTTATCCGAGGCCGTCCCGGCAAGCTGAAGCCTCCGGTTGACAGCATGGAAGAGCTGTGGAGTCCGCAGGAGCGGGCCCTTGTCCTCGGCAGACAGCAGTATGCCGTAGTCGGCGACAAAGCTGCCGTACGGGAACGGATGCAGCAGATTCTGGAGGAGACCGAAGCCGACGAATGGATCATCGCCTCTCAAATTTACGATCATGCCGCCCGTCTGCGCTCCTATGAAATTCTCGCCGAGGTCCTTCACAAGTGA
- the pepT gene encoding peptidase T has product MKQEVIERFISYARMDTQSDEGSETCPSTPGQLVLARKLAEELAEIGMEEITVDQHGYVFASLPSNSGKDVPVIGFLAHLDTATEITGAGVQPQIVEAYEGGDIVLNKALNVVLSPASFPELGGYVGQTLITTDGTTLLGADDKAGIAEIMTAMHYLKQHPEIKHGKIRVAFTPDEEIGRGAHKFDVEAFGAKYAYTMDGGPLGELEYESFNAAAAKIIFHGVNVHPGTAKGKMINSAKIAMAFHERLPAGEAPEFTEDKEGFYHLNSFQGTVEISRLNYIIRDFDRERFEERKAYIQGLADEFRQTYGEHSIVLELKDQYYNMREKIEPVSHIVDIAHTAMTNLGITPIVRPIRGGTDGSQLSYMGLPTPNIFAGGENFHGKFEYISADSMVKATEVIIEIAQLFERRA; this is encoded by the coding sequence TTGAAGCAAGAGGTTATAGAGCGTTTTATTTCGTATGCCCGTATGGATACGCAATCCGATGAAGGCAGCGAGACCTGTCCTTCGACGCCTGGACAGCTGGTCCTGGCCCGGAAGCTTGCGGAGGAGCTTGCCGAAATTGGCATGGAGGAAATTACGGTCGATCAGCACGGCTATGTGTTCGCCTCGCTTCCGTCCAACAGCGGCAAAGACGTTCCCGTCATCGGTTTTCTCGCCCATTTGGACACCGCTACCGAGATCACGGGCGCAGGCGTTCAGCCGCAGATTGTGGAAGCCTATGAAGGCGGCGATATCGTGCTGAACAAGGCGCTAAACGTCGTACTTTCGCCGGCCAGCTTTCCGGAGCTTGGCGGATATGTAGGGCAGACGCTGATTACGACCGACGGCACCACTCTGCTCGGCGCGGACGACAAGGCCGGAATCGCCGAAATTATGACGGCCATGCATTACTTAAAGCAGCACCCGGAAATCAAGCACGGCAAAATCCGGGTCGCCTTTACGCCGGACGAGGAAATCGGCCGCGGCGCCCACAAATTCGATGTCGAAGCCTTCGGCGCAAAGTACGCGTACACGATGGACGGGGGACCGCTGGGAGAACTGGAGTACGAAAGCTTCAACGCGGCGGCGGCGAAGATTATTTTCCACGGCGTCAACGTCCATCCCGGAACGGCCAAGGGGAAAATGATCAACTCCGCCAAAATCGCCATGGCTTTCCACGAGCGGCTGCCCGCCGGAGAAGCGCCGGAGTTCACGGAAGACAAGGAAGGCTTCTATCATCTGAATTCGTTCCAGGGGACCGTGGAGATCAGCCGGCTGAATTACATTATCCGCGACTTTGACCGCGAGCGGTTCGAGGAACGAAAGGCATACATCCAGGGCTTGGCCGACGAATTCAGACAGACGTACGGGGAGCACAGCATCGTGCTGGAGCTGAAGGACCAATATTACAACATGCGCGAAAAAATCGAGCCCGTAAGCCATATCGTCGATATCGCCCATACGGCCATGACGAATCTCGGCATTACGCCGATTGTCCGTCCGATTCGCGGAGGCACCGACGGTTCCCAGCTGTCCTATATGGGTCTGCCGACGCCGAATATTTTTGCCGGCGGGGAGAACTTCCACGGCAAGTTCGAATATATCTCGGCCGATTCGATGGTCAAAGCGACCGAAGTGATTATCGAGATTGCGCAGCTGTTCGAGCGCCGGGCCTGA
- a CDS encoding winged helix-turn-helix transcriptional regulator — protein MATEIKDRINLMEINCEKELTLAVIGGKWKLIILWHLGLDGTKRFSELKKLIPHITQKMLTNQLRELEEDQLVLRKVYAEVPPRVEYSLTEYGQSLMPVLRMMYDWGKNYGENVIWKDGRL, from the coding sequence ATGGCAACGGAGATCAAGGACCGGATCAATCTTATGGAAATTAACTGTGAAAAAGAGTTGACTCTGGCCGTCATCGGCGGAAAGTGGAAGCTAATTATTCTATGGCATCTCGGCCTTGACGGCACGAAACGGTTCAGCGAGCTGAAAAAGCTCATTCCCCATATCACGCAAAAGATGCTGACAAACCAGCTCCGGGAGCTGGAGGAGGATCAGCTTGTTCTGCGCAAAGTGTATGCGGAGGTCCCTCCGAGAGTGGAATACTCTTTGACGGAATATGGCCAAAGTCTGATGCCCGTCCTGCGCATGATGTACGACTGGGGCAAAAACTACGGGGAAAATGTCATTTGGAAAGACGGACGATTATAA
- the hxlB gene encoding 6-phospho-3-hexuloisomerase has protein sequence MNTVQYAEEIINELQRSVSRIPVQEAEELAEQVLCAKRIFLAGAGRSGLMGRAFAMRLMHAGKDAYVVGETVTPGIAEGDLLILGSGSGETQSLIAMAQKAKALGAGVAVLTINPESMIGRLADGTVKLPGAPKDQAAGNGSTIQPMASLFEQTLLLFYDAVILRLMDKTGQTTTQMFGKHANLE, from the coding sequence ATGAACACCGTACAATACGCAGAGGAAATTATCAATGAGCTGCAGCGGTCCGTATCCCGGATTCCCGTGCAGGAAGCGGAGGAACTCGCCGAACAGGTTCTTTGCGCAAAACGGATATTCCTTGCAGGAGCAGGAAGATCCGGTCTAATGGGACGGGCGTTTGCCATGCGGCTGATGCATGCGGGTAAGGATGCTTATGTGGTCGGAGAAACGGTGACTCCCGGTATCGCCGAGGGAGATTTGCTTATCCTCGGCTCCGGCTCGGGTGAGACGCAGAGCTTGATTGCGATGGCGCAAAAAGCCAAGGCATTGGGCGCGGGCGTAGCCGTGCTTACAATCAACCCGGAGTCGATGATTGGACGTCTGGCCGATGGTACGGTGAAGCTCCCCGGAGCGCCGAAAGATCAGGCGGCAGGAAATGGCTCGACGATTCAGCCGATGGCCTCGCTGTTTGAGCAGACGCTCCTCCTGTTCTATGATGCCGTTATATTGCGGCTAATGGATAAAACGGGGCAAACGACAACTCAAATGTTCGGCAAGCATGCCAATCTGGAGTAG
- the hxlA gene encoding 3-hexulose-6-phosphate synthase codes for MKLQLALDLVDIPGAKEVVAEVADYIDIVEIGTPIVINEGLHAVKAIKDAFPQLTVLADLKIMDAGGYEVMKASEAGADIITVLGVSDDSTIRGAVEEAKKSGKEVLVDLINVKDIKGRAAEVDALGADYICVHSGYDHQAAGKNSFEDLQAIKSVVKQAKTAIAGGIKLDTLPEVIDAKPDLVIVGGGITGQVDKKAVAAEMKRLVSQS; via the coding sequence ATGAAATTGCAATTGGCGCTTGATTTGGTAGACATCCCCGGAGCGAAAGAAGTGGTGGCGGAAGTTGCCGACTATATAGATATTGTTGAAATTGGAACTCCGATCGTGATTAATGAAGGGCTGCACGCTGTAAAAGCGATCAAGGACGCTTTTCCGCAGCTCACGGTATTGGCCGACCTGAAGATTATGGACGCGGGCGGTTACGAAGTGATGAAAGCCTCTGAAGCGGGCGCGGATATTATTACCGTACTCGGTGTTTCCGACGACTCTACGATCAGAGGCGCGGTTGAAGAAGCCAAGAAAAGCGGGAAGGAAGTTCTCGTTGACCTGATTAACGTCAAGGACATCAAAGGCAGAGCGGCGGAAGTGGACGCTCTCGGTGCTGACTACATCTGCGTTCATTCCGGCTACGATCATCAAGCCGCAGGCAAGAACTCCTTTGAGGATCTGCAGGCGATCAAGAGTGTGGTTAAGCAGGCCAAGACGGCCATCGCGGGAGGCATTAAGCTTGACACGCTGCCTGAAGTGATCGATGCGAAACCGGACCTTGTCATCGTAGGCGGAGGCATTACCGGACAAGTTGACAAAAAGGCAGTTGCTGCTGAAATGAAGCGTCTTGTCAGTCAGTCTTAA
- a CDS encoding MATE family efflux transporter — protein MAADTAVNKTEIESPTHEKISLVKLTWPIFLELFLFMLMGTVDTFMISSVSDDAVSGVGAANQIIQTGILVLSVVGNGAAVVVSQYLGSKKPLEAAEVTANSITLSTIIGVIMSLILLVFGGSLLSLLNVQGDILVHGRTYMHIVGSFIFFQALINALAATVRTYGFTVQTMLLSLLMNILHVVGNYILIFGHFGFPALGVQGAAISTVVSRLICVFLFFLLMYRIMEIRVKWSYYISLSKNYVLKILKIGIPSAFESIIYQACQLVFTLYITYLGAEAMATRQYALNISNYIYLFSMAVAMGTSIIVGHLVGGRNPQEAYKRVFQSAKWALLATVIIDAIAIVFRVPLFGLFTDNENIIVMGAQVILLSFFLETGRTTNLIIINALRASGDAKFPVYMGLISMVCMSLPLAYVLVFQFHLGLAGVWLANAADEWTRAVIMYFRWRSRAWEKYALVEQGPAEGEAKSVLT, from the coding sequence ATGGCTGCTGACACCGCTGTGAACAAGACAGAAATTGAAAGCCCCACTCATGAAAAAATCAGTCTCGTCAAACTGACCTGGCCGATCTTCCTTGAACTGTTTTTGTTCATGCTGATGGGCACGGTAGACACGTTCATGATCAGTTCCGTTTCGGACGATGCCGTGTCCGGTGTAGGAGCGGCGAACCAGATTATTCAAACCGGCATTCTCGTGCTCAGCGTGGTCGGAAATGGCGCAGCCGTTGTCGTCTCTCAATATTTGGGCTCCAAAAAGCCGCTCGAAGCGGCAGAGGTTACCGCTAACTCCATTACGCTAAGCACAATTATAGGCGTGATCATGAGCTTGATTCTGCTGGTGTTTGGGGGAAGCCTGCTGTCGCTGCTGAATGTCCAGGGGGACATTTTGGTACACGGCCGGACGTATATGCATATTGTCGGCAGCTTTATTTTTTTTCAGGCGCTGATCAATGCCCTTGCTGCCACAGTCCGAACCTATGGCTTCACCGTACAAACGATGCTGCTGTCGCTGCTGATGAACATCCTGCATGTGGTCGGCAACTATATTTTGATCTTCGGCCATTTCGGCTTTCCGGCGCTCGGCGTGCAAGGCGCGGCCATTTCGACCGTTGTCAGCCGCCTGATCTGCGTGTTCCTGTTCTTCCTGCTGATGTACCGGATTATGGAGATCCGCGTAAAGTGGTCTTATTACATTTCTCTTAGCAAAAACTATGTGCTGAAAATACTGAAAATCGGTATCCCTTCCGCCTTCGAATCGATCATTTATCAGGCCTGCCAACTGGTGTTCACGCTGTATATTACTTATTTGGGCGCGGAGGCAATGGCAACCCGCCAATATGCGCTTAACATTTCGAACTATATTTATCTGTTCAGCATGGCGGTGGCTATGGGCACTTCCATTATCGTCGGCCATCTGGTAGGCGGGCGGAATCCGCAGGAGGCGTACAAGCGGGTGTTCCAGAGCGCCAAATGGGCGCTGCTCGCCACGGTAATTATTGACGCGATCGCCATCGTGTTCCGCGTCCCGCTCTTCGGACTGTTCACGGACAACGAGAACATTATTGTGATGGGCGCCCAGGTCATTCTGCTCAGCTTCTTCCTCGAAACGGGGCGGACCACCAACCTGATCATCATCAATGCCCTGCGGGCCTCGGGGGACGCCAAATTCCCGGTATACATGGGGCTGATCTCTATGGTATGTATGAGCCTGCCATTGGCCTATGTGCTTGTCTTCCAGTTTCATCTCGGGCTTGCCGGGGTCTGGCTGGCGAATGCCGCCGACGAATGGACCCGGGCGGTCATTATGTATTTCCGCTGGCGCAGCCGTGCCTGGGAGAAATACGCCCTGGTCGAGCAGGGCCCTGCCGAGGGCGAAGCAAAGTCCGTGCTGACTTGA
- a CDS encoding ATP-binding protein, with protein MPHDEQDKNRIRPKLKVISFNGDESSLVETEQSQVTFQDVGGMEELKKKIRLNFILPLQQPEMFQAFGKSAGGSLLLYGPPGCGKTFLARAIAGEINANFLHVELQAILSMYIGESEHNLHDFFEKARQEKPCVMFIDELDALGGSRHHMHQHHNRMLVNQLLIELDGLQSFNHEVLVVGATNTPWYLDSALRRPGRFNHLFFVPPPEPAERELILGLKLQGKPQDGLHLKRWAEMTTHFSGADLEQIVRDAVERAIERSLESGSIQPITDKDMKASIEGRKPTTLDWFSTAKNYATFSDINKDYEQVLEYVKTHRIK; from the coding sequence GTGCCTCATGACGAGCAGGATAAGAACCGGATCAGACCGAAGCTCAAGGTCATTTCGTTCAACGGGGACGAGAGCAGCCTTGTCGAAACCGAGCAATCGCAAGTCACCTTTCAGGACGTCGGCGGGATGGAAGAATTGAAGAAAAAAATCCGCCTGAACTTTATTCTGCCGCTTCAGCAGCCGGAAATGTTCCAGGCCTTCGGGAAGTCGGCCGGAGGCAGTCTGCTGCTGTACGGCCCTCCGGGCTGCGGCAAGACGTTTCTCGCCCGGGCGATTGCCGGAGAGATCAACGCCAACTTCCTGCATGTCGAGCTGCAGGCTATTCTCTCCATGTACATCGGGGAAAGCGAGCATAACCTGCATGATTTCTTTGAAAAAGCGCGCCAGGAAAAGCCCTGCGTCATGTTCATCGACGAGCTCGACGCGCTTGGCGGAAGCCGCCACCACATGCATCAGCATCATAACCGCATGCTGGTCAATCAGCTGCTGATCGAACTGGACGGCCTGCAGTCCTTTAACCATGAGGTGCTCGTCGTCGGCGCGACGAATACCCCCTGGTACCTCGATTCGGCGCTGCGGCGGCCGGGACGGTTCAACCATCTGTTCTTTGTCCCGCCGCCCGAACCGGCGGAAAGAGAACTAATCCTCGGCCTGAAGCTTCAAGGCAAGCCGCAGGACGGGCTGCACCTGAAACGCTGGGCCGAGATGACGACGCATTTCTCGGGCGCCGATCTGGAGCAAATCGTAAGGGATGCGGTGGAGCGGGCAATCGAGCGTTCTCTCGAGAGCGGCAGCATCCAGCCGATCACGGACAAAGATATGAAGGCGAGCATCGAGGGACGCAAGCCGACGACGCTGGACTGGTTCTCCACAGCCAAGAACTACGCTACCTTCAGCGATATCAACAAAGATTACGAGCAGGTGCTTGAATACGTGAAGACCCACCGAATCAAATGA
- a CDS encoding tetratricopeptide repeat protein, which yields MSLHGPDAFHYERAFQLMNWRRFAEAIEETEKWILEDPENADAYGMLAQIHMKAGSYDHALHWSAEALRCDPENALAWFVRAVSLYSQGNEALFLEAAAEGQRIDPLESYYPFLKFNIYHKKGDFQAAREEMDRALRFAPDRSLFLAADSYLRANSRDFEGSLSSESMALFHDPEDDQTYLYLAWAADRRGDYGKEIEFMKNAIRIDPTDEQIRNEYLNSLQKKYWFYRVLLLPFMVKKRFSKWQFFLVWVVLWLVFRPFVLLFLLLYVLAYWLSKLLVRVQVFGWRSLFRKI from the coding sequence GTGAGCTTGCATGGCCCTGATGCCTTCCACTATGAGCGGGCGTTTCAGCTGATGAACTGGCGGCGCTTTGCGGAGGCGATTGAGGAAACCGAGAAGTGGATACTGGAAGATCCGGAGAATGCCGATGCGTACGGAATGCTGGCGCAAATTCATATGAAAGCCGGCAGTTATGACCATGCGCTGCATTGGTCGGCCGAGGCGCTAAGATGCGATCCGGAGAACGCGCTGGCCTGGTTCGTGCGGGCCGTGTCGCTGTACTCGCAGGGCAATGAGGCGCTGTTTCTGGAAGCGGCGGCGGAAGGGCAGCGGATTGATCCGCTGGAAAGCTATTATCCTTTTCTCAAATTCAATATTTATCATAAAAAAGGGGATTTCCAAGCGGCGCGGGAGGAAATGGACCGGGCGCTCCGGTTTGCGCCGGACCGCTCCCTGTTCCTCGCGGCGGACAGCTATCTGCGGGCCAACTCGCGGGATTTCGAAGGCTCGCTCTCTTCGGAGAGCATGGCGCTGTTTCACGATCCCGAGGACGACCAGACCTATCTGTACCTTGCCTGGGCGGCGGACAGACGGGGCGATTACGGCAAAGAGATCGAGTTCATGAAGAACGCGATCCGGATCGACCCCACGGACGAGCAAATCCGCAACGAGTATTTAAACAGCCTGCAAAAGAAATACTGGTTCTACCGCGTGCTGCTCCTGCCGTTTATGGTGAAGAAGCGGTTCAGCAAGTGGCAGTTTTTTCTCGTCTGGGTTGTGCTCTGGCTCGTATTCCGCCCCTTCGTGCTGCTGTTTCTGCTCCTGTACGTACTGGCGTACTGGTTGAGCAAGCTGCTCGTCAGAGTTCAGGTGTTCGGCTGGAGGTCGCTGTTCCGCAAAATATAA
- a CDS encoding type B 50S ribosomal protein L31, with amino-acid sequence MREGIHPKYQPVIFYDASADFKFLSASTKSSGETMQWEDGNTYPVIRVDSSSASHPFYTGRQKNIDTGGRIDRFNQRLNYKK; translated from the coding sequence ATGAGAGAAGGTATTCATCCGAAATACCAGCCGGTCATTTTCTATGATGCGAGTGCGGATTTTAAATTCCTGAGCGCTTCCACCAAGTCTTCGGGAGAGACGATGCAGTGGGAGGACGGCAATACGTATCCGGTGATCCGGGTCGATTCCAGCTCGGCTTCCCATCCATTCTATACGGGCAGACAGAAGAATATCGACACGGGCGGCCGTATCGACCGCTTCAATCAGCGTCTGAACTACAAGAAATAA
- a CDS encoding potassium channel protein — translation MTAIHFLLKLSTMMNHIKKRTIGLSILLFVALSATVAYILEPDTFGSWFNSFYWVMTTMATVGYGDFFAKTVIGKIFTIFLYIFGIGLLSLVIGKIIDAIAEIGRQRRAGKLPFLGEDHVILINWSKKAQAAVGEILSYTPDCQIIIIDESGQHPLEQMKQVHFISGDPSSDDILVKAGLAKARAAIIFGDVRIDEAALVDGKSLLIASSIERIAPDVHTTVEIMQEKNVQNFRHVRVNDFVLSHDAVSRLAVRAALQEGNPEVITQLISRSHGDDIYEVPVDRSWKTYGDAFQGLLRQGATLIADRHDLGINRRLTDPIPAEARLYIVSDEATYRKIAGKMG, via the coding sequence GTGACTGCCATTCACTTTTTGTTAAAGCTGTCGACCATGATGAACCACATCAAGAAAAGAACGATCGGTCTGAGTATTCTCCTGTTTGTCGCGCTCAGTGCGACGGTCGCCTACATCCTTGAGCCGGATACGTTCGGCAGCTGGTTCAACTCGTTCTACTGGGTCATGACGACCATGGCGACGGTCGGATACGGCGACTTTTTTGCGAAGACCGTCATCGGCAAAATATTTACGATTTTTCTATACATTTTCGGCATCGGGCTGCTTAGCTTGGTAATCGGAAAGATTATTGATGCCATCGCGGAAATCGGAAGGCAGAGGAGGGCGGGAAAGTTGCCATTTTTGGGAGAGGATCATGTTATTCTCATCAACTGGAGCAAAAAGGCGCAGGCGGCTGTTGGGGAAATTCTCAGCTATACGCCGGACTGTCAGATCATCATTATCGACGAATCGGGTCAGCATCCGCTGGAGCAGATGAAACAGGTTCATTTCATCAGCGGGGACCCTTCCTCCGACGATATTCTGGTGAAGGCAGGTCTCGCCAAGGCGAGGGCGGCCATTATCTTCGGCGATGTCCGGATCGACGAGGCTGCGCTGGTGGACGGCAAATCGCTGCTGATCGCCTCAAGCATCGAGCGGATCGCGCCGGATGTACATACAACAGTGGAAATCATGCAAGAGAAGAACGTGCAGAACTTCCGGCATGTCCGGGTCAACGACTTCGTCCTGTCGCATGATGCCGTTTCTCGGCTGGCGGTAAGAGCCGCGCTGCAGGAGGGAAATCCGGAAGTCATTACGCAGCTTATCAGCCGCTCCCATGGCGACGATATTTACGAGGTGCCGGTCGACCGGTCATGGAAGACCTACGGGGATGCTTTCCAGGGCCTGCTGCGCCAAGGCGCCACCCTGATCGCCGACCGCCACGATTTGGGCATCAACCGCAGGCTGACTGATCCTATCCCTGCGGAAGCGAGGCTGTATATCGTCTCCGATGAGGCAACCTACCGGAAGATCGCGGGCAAAATGGGATAA
- a CDS encoding DUF350 domain-containing protein gives MTVVINILVSVIFIIVLQLLGMLIFSWMTPFKDMEELKNGNVAVGLALGGKFLATAIILGVAAYTNSSIWFMAIWFAVGYVCLVASYWIFELVTIGFKISDHLKQGNVAVGTLLCMVFVGTAFAVSSLII, from the coding sequence TTGACGGTCGTTATCAATATTCTGGTTAGTGTAATTTTCATTATCGTGCTTCAATTGCTGGGCATGCTGATCTTCAGCTGGATGACTCCGTTCAAAGATATGGAGGAGCTGAAGAACGGCAATGTCGCCGTAGGTCTGGCGCTGGGCGGGAAATTCCTGGCGACGGCGATTATTCTCGGAGTGGCGGCCTATACGAACTCGTCGATCTGGTTTATGGCAATCTGGTTCGCGGTCGGCTATGTCTGTCTGGTGGCGTCTTACTGGATTTTCGAGCTGGTCACGATCGGCTTTAAAATCTCAGATCATCTGAAACAGGGCAATGTCGCGGTGGGGACGCTGCTGTGCATGGTCTTTGTCGGAACCGCGTTTGCGGTCAGCAGTCTGATCATTTAA